A window from Camelus dromedarius isolate mCamDro1 chromosome 9, mCamDro1.pat, whole genome shotgun sequence encodes these proteins:
- the LOC116154647 gene encoding zinc finger protein 836-like → MWMETRLFAGTYLSQMHVIKKLQVKANTDRGEVFQIVMLGGCERNEMKHFYLRGLQENIYDFKSQHTNEARNYNGMPTTHKENLIDRRDRHSRNIAGIKPIDKGLALSFWEKLHNFNNEEKIDEFNQADKSINNSASFSPPQGISPSVQTNISHVYGSEFVHPSILTQYPKTHRERPYKCNQCGKTFLKTSYLKRHQLIHTGEKLHKCDVCEKFFTRNSYLAVHQRIHTGERPYKCNECGKFFSRKTTLVIHQRIHTGEKPYKCNECGKVFAHKTTLSNHQRIHTGEKPYKCNECGKTFYNCSYLTKHLRIHTGANAYKCDVCGKVFRDKTTLASHQRINAGERPNKCN, encoded by the exons ATGTGGATGGAAACACGGTTATTTGCTGGCACAT ATCTGTCTCAAATGCATGTGATCAAGAAATTACAAGTAAAAGCCAACACTGATAGAGGAGAAGTATTCCAAATAGTGATGTTGGGAGGATGTGAAAggaatgaaatgaaacatttttaccTCAGGGGCCTTCAGGAAAATATATATGACTTTAAGTCACAGCATACAAATGAGGCCAGGAATTACAATGGAATGCCTACAACCCATAAGGAAAATCTCATTGATAGGAGAGATCGACACAGTAGAAATATTGCAGGAATCAAGCCTATTGATAAAGGGCTTGCCTTAAGCTTTTGGGAAAAACTGCATAATTTCAACAATGAAGAGAAAATTGATGAGTTTAATCAAGCTGACAAGAGTATCAACAATAGTGCCTCATTTTCACCACCTCAAGGAATTTCTCCTAGTGTCCAAACCAACATTTCTCATGTATATGGCAGTGAATTTGTCCATCCTTCAATTCTGACACAATACCCAAAAACACACAGGGAAAGACCTTACAAATGTAATCAATGTGGCAAAACCTTTCTTAAGACATCTTATCTCAAGCGTCATCAGTTAATCCATACAGGAGAGAAATTACATAAATGTGATGTATGTGAAAAATTCTTCACTCGAAATTCCTACCTTGCAgttcatcagagaattcacacaggAGAGAGACCTTACAAATGTAATGAGTGTGGCAAGTTCTTCAGTCGTAAAACAACCCTTGTAattcatcagagaattcatactggagagaaaccttacaaaTGTAATGAGTGTGGGAAAGTCTTTGCTCATAAAACAACTCTTTCAaatcatcagagaattcatactggagagaaaccttacaaaTGTAACGAGTGTGGGAAAACCTTTTATAATTGCTCCTACCTCACAAAACATCTGAGAATCCACACAGGAGCAAATGCATATAAATGTGATGTTTGTGGCAAGGTCTTTAGAGATAAAACAACCCTTGCAAGTCATCAGAGAATTAATGCTGGAGAGAGGCCTAATAAATGTAATTGA